One part of the Pseudoalteromonas piscicida genome encodes these proteins:
- a CDS encoding alpha/beta hydrolase, translating into MKRLLFMLILLLFCSLLHASEVPQYAMPGTRVVPLKDITTGHQYELYIKLPEEYSKDKSYPVLYFTDAVWHIEALSSATFFLFDEVILVGISWRKNINTTLLQEEGPFVSRYADYSFTKSKNSEHQHKYQFGQANAHAAFIRNQVINYIESNYSVKSNSRSYFGYSLGGLFGAYILLTQPNTFDNYMLGSPSVRQLDALKTLSSSEQPLKGKVFISVGTDEHKLAPQIDAFIDYLKSKQSDSLSLHKTMPDGTHQTAFPETVIRSINWLKSIYGSSQQ; encoded by the coding sequence ATGAAACGTTTGCTGTTTATGCTGATATTACTCCTATTCTGTAGCTTGCTACATGCCAGTGAAGTACCGCAATATGCGATGCCCGGAACGCGAGTTGTGCCACTCAAAGATATCACAACCGGCCATCAATATGAGCTTTATATCAAGCTGCCCGAAGAATACTCAAAAGATAAAAGCTACCCTGTACTCTACTTTACCGATGCGGTATGGCATATCGAAGCATTGTCTTCTGCAACCTTCTTTTTGTTCGATGAAGTGATCCTCGTTGGTATCTCGTGGCGGAAAAATATCAACACCACACTGCTTCAAGAAGAAGGCCCTTTTGTTAGCCGTTACGCTGATTATTCTTTTACAAAGTCAAAAAACAGTGAACATCAGCACAAGTACCAATTTGGCCAAGCCAATGCCCACGCGGCCTTTATTCGCAATCAAGTTATTAATTATATTGAAAGCAATTACTCGGTAAAGTCCAATAGTCGCAGTTATTTTGGCTATTCTCTCGGTGGACTATTTGGCGCCTATATACTGCTCACCCAGCCAAATACCTTTGACAACTATATGCTAGGCAGTCCATCTGTTAGACAACTGGATGCGCTAAAAACACTCTCTAGCTCCGAACAACCACTCAAAGGGAAAGTGTTTATCTCTGTTGGTACAGACGAACATAAGTTAGCACCGCAAATCGACGCATTTATCGACTATCTAAAAAGCAAGCAAAGTGACAGCTTATCACTTCACAAGACAATGCCCGATGGCACACATCAAACCGCTTTCCCTGAAACCGTAATCCGTAGTATCAATTGGTTAAAGTCTATTTATGGGAGTAGTCAACAATGA